The following proteins are encoded in a genomic region of Enterocloster clostridioformis:
- a CDS encoding tRNA (cytidine(34)-2'-O)-methyltransferase — MMNIVLLEPEMPSNTGNIGRTCVATRTRLHLIEPLGFKLNEKALKRAGLDYWDKLNVTVYSDYQDFLERNPQARGSMYFATTKAHKVYSDVSYRPDCYLMFGRESAGIPEEILVDNEDHCIRIPMWGDIRSLNLSNSAAIVLYEALRQNGFGKLELNGQLHHLHWKDE, encoded by the coding sequence ATGATGAATATTGTACTATTAGAACCGGAAATGCCGTCCAATACAGGCAATATCGGCCGTACCTGCGTTGCCACCCGGACCAGGCTCCATCTCATCGAGCCCCTGGGCTTTAAGCTCAATGAGAAGGCATTAAAGAGGGCAGGGCTGGACTACTGGGACAAACTGAACGTGACTGTGTACAGCGATTATCAGGACTTCCTGGAGCGCAATCCCCAGGCCCGGGGCAGCATGTATTTTGCCACCACCAAAGCCCACAAGGTGTATTCCGATGTGTCCTACAGGCCGGACTGCTATCTCATGTTCGGCAGGGAAAGCGCCGGCATCCCGGAGGAGATTCTGGTGGACAATGAGGACCATTGCATCCGGATTCCCATGTGGGGCGATATCCGTTCCCTGAACCTGTCCAATTCCGCGGCCATCGTGCTGTACGAGGCGTTGAGACAGAATGGATTCGGCAAGCTGGAGCTGAACGGTCAGCTTCACCACCTGCACTGGAAGGATGAATAG
- a CDS encoding beta-glucosidase family protein, with product MDYSKENRLSYTERARRIVDSLTLEERVSLMSGSMTFEEVRGAIKKKTKEHYNHFPYPAGGIPEKGIPAVLFCDGPRGVVCGNGKSTCFPVSMLRGASFDTDLEEEIGEAMAEEVLAYGGNLSAGVCINLPYNPGWGRSQETYGEDSFHLGEMGAALVRGIQKKGVIACVKHFAFNQMENARFKVNVDCTRRTEREVFLPHFKKCIDQGAGAVMSSYNLYKGVMCGHNGYLLDQVLKDEWGFDGFVMSDFVWGVKDTAAAANGGQTMEMCVTKYFGQNLVNAVKEGLVDASRINDAALRIVRTLLAFEDKKEHVRPNVIGCKKHTMLALESAREGITLIKNQNQVLPLDKKSTRQVVVLGRLAQKENTGDRGSSQVYPPYVVTAVKGIAAASPKTEVIYYEGSNPEHSRHLAQEADAVIFVVGYDYNDEGEYVAEDRKDVYTGAVGGDRRNGLGLHGADRKLIEAAGPANKNSIVVLIGGNMIMLEGWKDQVASILMGYYPGMEGGTALGEIIYGDVNPSGKLPFVIPNREDQLPSVDWNGTTQYYDYYHGYRKLDKEEIRPAVPYGFGLSYTTFSVECMKAWTADGLVYACCDVKNTGGREGTEVLQMYVGFPQSKVDRPVRTLKGFKRSSLQPGEKRTVVISCPVEELAWFNEETGSFETEHMEYEIYMGTSSAPEDLLMTTITI from the coding sequence ATGGATTACAGCAAGGAAAACAGGCTGTCCTATACAGAAAGGGCCCGCCGTATCGTGGATTCCCTAACCCTGGAAGAAAGGGTCTCCTTAATGAGCGGTTCCATGACGTTCGAGGAAGTAAGGGGAGCCATCAAGAAGAAAACAAAGGAACACTATAATCATTTTCCCTACCCCGCAGGAGGAATCCCGGAAAAAGGAATCCCCGCCGTCCTTTTCTGCGACGGTCCAAGGGGCGTTGTCTGCGGCAATGGAAAAAGCACCTGCTTTCCGGTGTCCATGCTGCGCGGGGCTTCCTTCGATACGGACCTGGAAGAAGAAATCGGGGAGGCCATGGCAGAGGAGGTACTGGCCTACGGAGGGAATCTGTCTGCCGGCGTATGTATCAATCTTCCCTACAATCCCGGATGGGGAAGAAGCCAGGAAACATACGGCGAAGACTCCTTCCATCTGGGCGAGATGGGCGCCGCCCTTGTGCGGGGCATACAGAAAAAGGGCGTCATTGCGTGTGTCAAGCATTTTGCCTTCAATCAAATGGAAAATGCCCGTTTCAAAGTAAATGTGGACTGCACCAGGAGAACGGAGCGCGAAGTATTCCTTCCCCACTTCAAGAAATGTATTGACCAGGGGGCCGGAGCCGTTATGAGTTCCTATAACCTTTACAAGGGGGTCATGTGCGGCCATAACGGATATCTGCTGGACCAGGTTCTTAAGGATGAGTGGGGGTTTGACGGTTTCGTCATGAGCGACTTTGTATGGGGTGTGAAGGATACGGCGGCGGCTGCCAACGGCGGACAAACCATGGAGATGTGTGTCACCAAATACTTTGGCCAGAATCTGGTAAACGCGGTTAAGGAGGGGCTGGTGGATGCGAGCAGGATTAACGATGCCGCCCTGCGTATCGTGCGCACACTTCTGGCATTTGAGGATAAAAAAGAACATGTAAGACCTAATGTGATTGGGTGCAAAAAACACACAATGCTTGCTCTGGAATCAGCCAGGGAGGGCATCACCCTGATCAAAAACCAAAACCAGGTGCTTCCCCTTGACAAGAAATCCACCAGGCAGGTGGTGGTCCTGGGACGGCTGGCACAAAAGGAAAATACAGGTGACAGAGGTTCCAGCCAGGTGTACCCTCCCTATGTGGTGACCGCAGTCAAGGGAATTGCCGCGGCATCCCCCAAAACAGAGGTTATCTATTATGAGGGCAGCAATCCGGAGCACAGCCGGCACCTGGCCCAGGAGGCCGACGCGGTCATATTTGTTGTTGGTTATGATTATAACGACGAAGGCGAGTATGTGGCTGAGGACAGAAAGGATGTCTACACCGGCGCAGTGGGCGGCGACAGAAGAAACGGACTGGGCCTTCACGGCGCGGACAGGAAATTGATTGAGGCGGCCGGTCCTGCCAACAAAAACTCCATCGTGGTCCTCATCGGAGGCAACATGATTATGCTGGAAGGCTGGAAAGACCAGGTGGCGTCCATTCTCATGGGATACTATCCGGGTATGGAAGGCGGGACAGCCCTGGGGGAAATCATTTACGGCGACGTGAATCCCAGCGGAAAGCTGCCCTTTGTGATTCCCAATAGGGAGGACCAGCTTCCGTCCGTGGACTGGAACGGAACCACCCAGTATTACGATTATTACCATGGATACAGGAAGCTGGACAAGGAGGAAATCCGCCCCGCAGTACCTTACGGCTTTGGACTGTCCTATACCACATTTTCAGTGGAATGCATGAAGGCCTGGACAGCAGACGGTCTGGTATATGCCTGCTGCGATGTAAAAAACACCGGCGGCAGGGAGGGGACAGAAGTCTTACAGATGTATGTGGGTTTCCCCCAGTCAAAGGTAGACCGTCCCGTCCGAACATTGAAGGGATTTAAGCGGAGCAGTCTCCAGCCAGGCGAAAAGAGGACTGTCGTTATCTCCTGTCCTGTGGAGGAACTGGCCTGGTTTAATGAGGAAACCGGTTCCTTCGAGACAGAGCATATGGAATATGAGATTTACATGGGCACCAGCAGCGCGCCGGAAGACCTGCTCATGACAACTATTACAATATAG
- a CDS encoding helix-turn-helix domain-containing protein, which produces MTDELPVRGGYLHFVRRAARIVLGSLKKEEEKSYYRVCAEVYTLIADLFEYVEYDMSMQTGQSDHDITLLMEIIDYIRDHVEDRDVLKHLCREIGMSSKTVYRYLKNHVGMSVKDMVDTLKVDKAKKLLNHTEKNMNCIIDECGFGSENTFYRIFRQSTGLTPREYRQKGLEQKDNGILKGYLDFEECEAETIILEILEEQK; this is translated from the coding sequence GTGACCGATGAACTGCCTGTGAGAGGCGGATATCTGCATTTTGTAAGGAGGGCTGCCAGAATCGTACTGGGCTCCCTTAAAAAGGAGGAGGAAAAATCATACTACCGCGTCTGCGCCGAGGTATATACCCTGATTGCCGATCTGTTTGAATATGTGGAGTATGACATGAGCATGCAGACAGGACAGTCTGACCATGATATCACTCTTCTGATGGAGATCATCGATTATATCAGGGACCACGTGGAGGACCGGGACGTCTTAAAGCACCTGTGCAGGGAAATCGGCATGAGCAGCAAGACCGTGTACCGGTATCTTAAAAATCATGTGGGCATGTCGGTTAAGGATATGGTTGACACGCTGAAGGTGGATAAGGCCAAAAAGCTTCTCAATCACACGGAGAAAAACATGAACTGCATCATTGACGAATGCGGATTTGGTTCTGAAAACACATTTTACCGGATTTTCAGACAGAGCACCGGACTGACCCCCAGGGAGTACCGGCAGAAGGGACTTGAACAGAAGGACAACGGCATCCTGAAGGGCTATCTGGATTTTGAAGAATGTGAGGCTGAAACAATCATACTGGAAATATTGGAGGAACAGAAATAA
- a CDS encoding MFS transporter, with protein MENKPSLWEKLAFAVGDGGCNFVWTTIGSFLTLYYTDSVGISAAVIGTIMLLTRLLDGVTDLGMGALIDRTRTRWGKARPWVLWSAVPMGLGLVLLFNVPASLGSSGKIAYAAITYTLMAAVIYTACNLSYNTLLSLTAPNPKDRVLMSSLRFFCTMGVVLIINYNTMNLVERFGWNGMAFAFGVIAVVLLLITFFFTKERSIAGISGKSEKKIPVGQSFRLLFKNKYFIFVTLIFVINYTALGVNNGLRIFYARDVLGNAGLMGTLTLCFILPKMIGNLLYPQITRIMGKWKSLVLGYILEMAGVAVMALTPSSLGTAVAGLVLLGIGGIPHTAGLFALVADVIDYGEWKTGVRIDGLTNSATSFGMKVGAGLGSAIVGWGLAWGNYNGRLAAQTAETVSAIKILFTAVPFALFSAGLIIIMFTNIDKIYPQISRDLAAGRSEAGQ; from the coding sequence ATGGAAAACAAACCATCCTTATGGGAGAAACTTGCCTTTGCCGTTGGCGACGGAGGCTGCAATTTCGTTTGGACCACCATTGGTTCATTCCTGACATTATATTACACGGACAGCGTGGGGATCAGCGCCGCTGTCATAGGCACCATTATGCTGCTGACAAGACTTCTTGACGGGGTAACGGATCTGGGTATGGGGGCCCTCATAGACAGGACCCGCACACGCTGGGGCAAAGCCCGCCCGTGGGTCCTCTGGTCCGCCGTACCCATGGGGCTGGGGCTGGTTCTTCTGTTCAATGTTCCTGCCTCCCTGGGAAGCAGCGGAAAGATTGCATATGCAGCCATTACATACACCCTAATGGCGGCTGTCATCTACACGGCCTGCAATCTTTCCTACAACACCCTTCTGTCACTGACAGCGCCCAACCCAAAGGACAGGGTTCTCATGAGCTCCCTGCGATTCTTCTGCACCATGGGTGTTGTTCTTATCATCAACTACAATACCATGAACCTGGTGGAACGTTTTGGCTGGAATGGGATGGCTTTCGCCTTCGGAGTCATTGCGGTAGTCCTGCTGCTCATTACCTTCTTCTTTACAAAGGAACGCTCCATCGCGGGAATATCGGGAAAGAGTGAGAAAAAGATTCCCGTGGGCCAGTCTTTCAGGTTATTGTTCAAGAATAAATACTTTATATTTGTCACCCTGATTTTTGTCATAAATTATACAGCCCTTGGTGTCAACAACGGTCTGCGCATCTTCTATGCCAGGGATGTCCTTGGCAATGCAGGGCTGATGGGAACGCTCACCTTATGTTTTATCCTGCCCAAAATGATTGGCAACCTTCTCTATCCCCAAATTACAAGGATAATGGGAAAATGGAAAAGTCTGGTTCTGGGATACATCCTGGAAATGGCAGGAGTAGCCGTCATGGCCCTCACACCTTCCTCCCTGGGCACTGCCGTGGCGGGCCTGGTACTGCTGGGAATCGGAGGCATCCCCCATACGGCGGGCCTGTTTGCCCTGGTAGCTGACGTAATTGATTACGGCGAATGGAAAACCGGGGTCCGCATTGACGGCCTCACCAATTCCGCCACCAGCTTCGGCATGAAGGTAGGAGCCGGCCTGGGCTCTGCCATCGTGGGATGGGGACTGGCCTGGGGAAATTACAACGGCAGGCTGGCTGCCCAGACAGCAGAAACCGTGTCAGCCATCAAAATCCTGTTTACGGCAGTTCCCTTTGCCCTGTTTTCAGCGGGGCTGATAATCATTATGTTTACCAATATTGACAAAATATACCCTCAGATTTCCAGGGATTTGGCGGCGGGAAGGTCTGAGGCCGGACAATAG